In Pseudomonas rhizosphaerae, one DNA window encodes the following:
- a CDS encoding response regulator, whose product MAERHEYVLPALCEELLKVKEQLDLFVRGGREYTQELNALMAPLRQIADALAVLGFGQPRKVIIDQLAVIQGLVQGTREPNDAVLLDVAGALLYVEATLAGMAGPSDASGRDEPQASSTDLTQIRQVVMREIRFGLQEAKDVLADSSDAQWDPQRLQTLAPLLTQLRGALVMLTLPRAAAVLQACNHVVEASLPTGSTPSTRAPLERITAALTAVEHYLQRTSEAPQLAHEALLEVAEAALALTAPQLDLPVPLVADQSPAASSPEPEPLDTQLLEIFHSEALSHLSAVERFLALDEQGNDVAVSDELQRALHTLKGSALVAGVTPLAELATAFDVMARELRAHRLPFQARELGLLGDAHYLMRQKLLQLPAQPLAPIPGAAALIQRVQDCAAERLQGVQAQGDTRRVQAPQLIERLLDEGMDILLDAERLLQRWQQQPASRQALPRLLDQLTLLGEQAQLTDVQALDELCEALLDLYGAVEESSLSVSPGFFQQAEQAQEAMIGMLDQLAAGQEVKPQPTHVRALRTLLQGSLDPQAMGVVQRDGGAMVDLARFGDAVATGDDEASRLEESIEQTQRRWLSEPRSESAHADDADGELLNIFVEEGVDIVESAGAALLRWQTEPANHLEAENLLRDLHTLKGGARMVEIGPLGDLAHELEAVYERVSQGQLQASPQLFGLLHKGHDRLAQMLDAVRARQPLPAAGKLIAAIAEFAAGSEPGVPATLPKPVAAEPVATERGPVDVIKVGAELLDELGNLAGETSIFRGRIEQQVNDAQAALQEMETTIERMRDQLRRLDTETQSRILSRQHVDGQGYEDFDPLEMDRHSQLQQLSRALFESASDLLDLKETLAGRNLEAQTLLQQQARVDSQLQEGLMRTRMVPFERLLPRLQRVVRQVAEELGKEVEFEVSEAQGEMDRSVLERMIAPLEHMLRNAVDHGLEPVEMRLAAGKPAVGHIRLALLHQGGDIVIEMSDDGAGVPLAAVRAKAIKRGLLDPHSELSDHDVMQFILQPGFSTATKVTQISGRGLGMDVVHEEVKQLGGAMSIDSRPGQGARFQIRLPFTVSVNRALMVQCGEEQYAIPLNSIEGIVRVMPGELHDAYQSAPPRYGYAGRVYDLRYLGTLLHGRAVPSLTAQSQPLPVLLVRAFDQQVAVQVDALAGSREIVVKSLGAQFAAVPGLGGATILGDGSVVLILDLLAQLRARQGVAVARTGYQHGAQVRRLQVLVVDDSVTVRKVTSRLLERHGMQVLTAKDGVDAMALLQEYSPDILLLDIEMPRMDGFEVARRIRQHPTLKALPIIMITSRTGQKHRERAMAIGVNEYLGKPYQESHLLECIERWGATHA is encoded by the coding sequence ATGGCTGAACGGCACGAATACGTACTCCCGGCCTTGTGCGAGGAGTTGCTCAAGGTCAAGGAGCAGTTGGACCTGTTCGTGCGCGGTGGGCGCGAGTACACCCAGGAATTGAACGCGCTGATGGCGCCGTTGCGGCAGATTGCCGACGCCCTGGCGGTGCTGGGCTTTGGCCAGCCACGCAAGGTCATCATCGACCAATTGGCGGTGATCCAGGGCCTGGTGCAGGGCACGCGCGAGCCCAACGACGCCGTGCTGCTGGACGTCGCCGGAGCGCTGCTCTATGTCGAAGCCACCCTGGCCGGCATGGCCGGGCCCAGCGATGCGTCCGGCCGCGACGAGCCGCAGGCCTCCAGTACCGACCTGACGCAGATTCGCCAGGTGGTGATGCGTGAAATCCGTTTCGGCCTGCAAGAGGCCAAGGACGTGCTGGCCGATTCCAGTGACGCACAGTGGGATCCGCAACGCCTGCAAACGCTTGCCCCATTGCTCACGCAGTTGCGCGGCGCCCTGGTCATGCTGACCTTGCCTCGTGCTGCTGCCGTGCTGCAAGCCTGCAACCACGTCGTCGAGGCCAGCTTGCCGACCGGCTCGACGCCCTCGACGCGAGCCCCCCTGGAACGAATAACGGCCGCTCTGACGGCGGTCGAGCACTACCTGCAGCGCACCAGCGAGGCACCGCAGCTTGCCCATGAAGCGTTGCTGGAAGTGGCCGAGGCGGCCCTGGCGCTGACTGCGCCGCAACTCGACTTACCTGTGCCGCTGGTTGCTGACCAGTCACCTGCTGCAAGCAGCCCGGAGCCCGAACCCCTGGATACCCAGCTGCTGGAGATTTTCCACAGCGAGGCGCTGAGCCATCTGAGTGCGGTCGAGCGCTTTCTGGCGCTGGACGAACAGGGCAACGACGTGGCCGTCAGCGACGAGTTGCAGCGCGCCTTGCATACCCTCAAGGGCAGTGCGCTGGTGGCCGGGGTGACGCCGTTGGCCGAGCTGGCCACTGCATTCGACGTCATGGCCCGCGAACTGCGCGCTCACCGGCTGCCGTTCCAGGCTCGGGAATTGGGCCTGCTGGGCGATGCCCACTACCTGATGCGGCAGAAGCTGCTGCAGTTGCCGGCACAGCCGCTGGCGCCCATTCCAGGTGCCGCAGCGTTGATCCAGCGCGTGCAGGACTGCGCCGCCGAGCGCTTGCAGGGTGTCCAGGCGCAAGGCGATACCCGGCGGGTCCAGGCGCCGCAACTGATCGAGCGGTTGCTGGACGAGGGCATGGACATCCTTCTCGATGCCGAGCGGCTGCTGCAGCGCTGGCAGCAACAGCCGGCCAGCCGCCAGGCGTTGCCGAGGTTGCTCGACCAGTTGACGCTGTTGGGCGAACAGGCGCAATTGACCGACGTGCAAGCGCTCGACGAGTTGTGCGAGGCGCTACTCGATCTTTACGGCGCGGTCGAAGAAAGCAGCCTGAGCGTCAGTCCTGGCTTTTTCCAGCAAGCCGAGCAGGCTCAGGAAGCCATGATCGGCATGCTCGACCAGTTGGCCGCAGGCCAGGAGGTCAAGCCGCAGCCCACTCACGTGCGCGCCCTGCGGACGTTGCTGCAGGGGTCTCTGGACCCGCAGGCCATGGGTGTCGTGCAGCGCGACGGCGGCGCGATGGTCGATCTCGCCCGGTTCGGCGACGCTGTCGCGACCGGGGACGACGAGGCGTCGCGGCTTGAAGAGTCCATCGAGCAGACCCAGCGACGCTGGCTGAGCGAGCCGCGTTCGGAAAGCGCGCACGCGGACGACGCCGACGGTGAGCTGCTGAACATTTTCGTCGAGGAAGGCGTGGACATCGTCGAGAGCGCCGGTGCGGCCTTGTTGCGCTGGCAGACCGAGCCCGCTAACCATCTCGAAGCGGAAAACCTGCTGCGCGACCTGCATACGCTCAAGGGCGGTGCACGCATGGTGGAGATCGGTCCGCTGGGCGATCTGGCCCATGAGCTGGAAGCGGTCTACGAACGTGTCTCCCAAGGCCAGTTGCAGGCCTCGCCGCAACTGTTCGGCTTGTTGCACAAGGGGCACGACCGCCTGGCCCAGATGCTCGACGCCGTACGCGCCCGGCAACCCTTGCCGGCGGCCGGGAAGCTGATTGCCGCAATCGCCGAGTTTGCCGCTGGCAGCGAGCCTGGCGTGCCTGCCACCCTGCCCAAGCCCGTGGCCGCCGAGCCGGTGGCCACGGAGCGTGGCCCGGTCGACGTGATCAAGGTCGGGGCCGAGCTGCTCGACGAACTGGGCAACCTGGCTGGCGAGACCTCCATCTTTCGCGGGCGCATCGAACAGCAGGTCAACGATGCCCAGGCGGCGTTGCAGGAAATGGAAACCACCATCGAACGCATGCGCGACCAGTTGCGCCGCCTCGATACCGAAACCCAAAGCCGTATCCTCAGCCGTCAGCATGTGGATGGCCAGGGTTACGAAGACTTCGATCCGCTGGAAATGGACCGCCATTCGCAACTGCAGCAGCTCTCGCGGGCCTTGTTCGAATCGGCTTCGGACCTGCTCGACCTCAAGGAAACCCTGGCTGGGCGCAACCTGGAGGCGCAAACCTTGCTGCAGCAGCAGGCACGGGTCGACAGTCAGCTCCAGGAAGGCTTGATGCGCACTCGCATGGTGCCGTTCGAGCGACTGCTGCCGCGTTTGCAGCGGGTGGTGCGGCAGGTGGCCGAGGAGCTGGGCAAGGAGGTCGAGTTCGAAGTCAGCGAGGCTCAGGGCGAGATGGACCGCAGTGTGCTCGAGCGCATGATCGCCCCGCTCGAACACATGCTGCGTAACGCCGTCGACCATGGTCTGGAACCGGTGGAGATGCGCCTGGCTGCCGGCAAACCCGCCGTGGGGCACATTCGCCTGGCCTTGCTGCATCAGGGCGGCGACATCGTCATCGAGATGAGTGACGACGGCGCCGGCGTGCCCCTGGCTGCCGTGCGCGCCAAGGCCATCAAGCGCGGCTTGCTGGATCCGCACAGTGAACTCAGCGATCACGACGTGATGCAGTTCATCCTCCAGCCCGGCTTTTCCACGGCCACCAAGGTCACGCAGATTTCCGGCCGTGGCCTGGGCATGGACGTGGTTCACGAAGAGGTCAAGCAGCTGGGTGGTGCCATGAGTATCGACTCGCGGCCGGGGCAGGGCGCGCGCTTCCAGATTCGCCTGCCGTTCACCGTGTCGGTCAACCGTGCTCTGATGGTGCAGTGTGGCGAAGAACAGTATGCGATACCCCTGAACAGCATCGAGGGGATCGTGCGGGTCATGCCCGGCGAGTTGCACGACGCCTACCAATCGGCACCGCCGCGCTATGGCTATGCCGGACGGGTCTACGACCTGCGCTACCTGGGTACCTTGCTGCATGGCCGCGCCGTACCCTCGTTGACGGCGCAAAGCCAACCTTTGCCGGTGCTGTTGGTGCGTGCGTTCGATCAGCAGGTGGCGGTGCAGGTGGATGCCCTGGCCGGCTCCCGCGAAATCGTGGTGAAGAGCCTGGGCGCCCAGTTCGCGGCCGTGCCGGGGCTGGGCGGTGCGACCATCCTTGGCGATGGCAGTGTGGTGCTGATTCTTGATCTGCTGGCCCAGTTGCGTGCGCGGCAAGGCGTGGCGGTGGCGCGCACCGGTTACCAGCACGGTGCGCAGGTACGACGCTTGCAGGTACTGGTGGTCGACGACTCGGTGACGGTGCGCAAGGTCACCAGTCGCTTGCTGGAGCGCCACGGCATGCAGGTCCTGACCGCTAAGGACGGGGTCGATGCCATGGCGCTGTTGCAGGAGTACAGCCCCGACATTCTGTTGCTGGACATCGAGATGCCGCGCATGGACGGTTTCGAGGTGGCCCGGCGTATCCGCCAGCACCCCACGCTCAAGGCTCTGCCCATCATCATGATCACCTCGCGCACCGGGCAGAAGCATCGCGAGCGAGCGATGGCCATCGGCGTCAACGAATACCTGGGCAAGCCCTATCAGGAGAGCCATTTGCTGGAATGCATCGAACGCTGGGGAGCAACCCATGCTTGA
- a CDS encoding chemotaxis protein CheW produces the protein MLESRTAFDLLLDIDQRCRLLAAELPSQELRLQTWSGIGFRLAGHWYVAPMGEVAEVLPEPRSTRLPGVRPWVVGVSNLRGRLLPVVDLGGFFGHALSPQRKQHRVLVVDRADIFVGLLVDEVVGLQHFGSASHEPSLPDTALAAAVPFLQGHFVREHRWCVFSPARLVQAPPFLDVAL, from the coding sequence ATGCTGGAGTCCCGTACCGCCTTCGACCTGCTGCTGGATATCGACCAGCGTTGTCGCCTGCTGGCGGCCGAACTGCCTTCCCAGGAATTGCGTCTGCAGACGTGGAGCGGCATTGGCTTTCGCCTGGCCGGGCACTGGTACGTCGCGCCGATGGGCGAGGTCGCCGAAGTGCTGCCCGAGCCGCGCAGTACGCGGTTGCCGGGCGTAAGGCCGTGGGTGGTGGGCGTGTCGAACCTGCGCGGCCGCCTGCTGCCGGTGGTCGACCTGGGTGGCTTCTTCGGCCATGCCCTGTCGCCCCAGCGCAAACAGCACCGGGTATTGGTGGTGGATCGCGCGGACATCTTCGTCGGCCTGCTGGTGGACGAGGTGGTCGGCCTGCAGCATTTCGGCTCGGCCAGCCACGAACCTTCATTGCCTGATACGGCGCTGGCTGCGGCCGTGCCGTTCCTGCAAGGCCACTTCGTGCGTGAACACCGCTGGTGCGTGTTCAGCCCGGCCCGCCTGGTACAGGCTCCCCCTTTTCTGGATGTAGCACTCTGA
- the gshB gene encoding glutathione synthase has translation MSVRLGIVMDPIANISYKKDSSLAMLLAAQAHGWSLFHMEIQDLYQGQGQARARMRPLKVFADPQHWFEFESEFDAPLADLDVILMRKDPPFDLEFVYSTYLLEQAEAAGVLVVNKPQSLRDCNEKMFATLFPQLTPPTLVSRRADILREFAAEHGDVILKPLDGMGGTSIFRHRVGDPNLSVILETLTAMGTQQIMAQRYLPAIKDGDKRILMIDGEPVPYCLARIPASGETRGNLAAGGRGEARPLSDKDRWIAEQVGPSLRARGLLFVGLDVIGEHLTEINVTSPTCIREIDAAFGTDIGGQLMDAIDRKLKAR, from the coding sequence ATGAGCGTTCGCCTCGGCATTGTCATGGACCCGATCGCCAACATCTCCTACAAGAAGGACAGCTCGCTGGCCATGCTGCTGGCTGCTCAGGCACATGGCTGGTCGCTGTTCCACATGGAAATCCAGGACCTGTATCAAGGCCAGGGCCAGGCCCGCGCCCGGATGCGTCCGCTCAAGGTCTTCGCCGATCCGCAGCACTGGTTCGAGTTCGAGTCGGAATTCGACGCACCGCTGGCCGATCTCGACGTCATTCTGATGCGCAAGGACCCGCCCTTCGATCTCGAATTCGTCTACAGCACCTACCTGCTCGAACAGGCCGAAGCCGCTGGCGTACTGGTGGTGAACAAGCCCCAGAGCCTGCGCGACTGCAACGAGAAGATGTTCGCCACGCTGTTCCCGCAACTGACCCCACCGACGCTGGTCAGCCGCCGTGCCGACATCCTGCGCGAGTTCGCGGCCGAGCATGGCGACGTCATTCTCAAGCCGCTGGACGGCATGGGCGGTACCTCGATCTTCCGTCACCGGGTGGGCGATCCGAACCTGTCAGTCATCCTCGAGACGCTGACGGCCATGGGTACTCAACAGATCATGGCGCAGCGCTACCTGCCGGCGATCAAGGACGGCGACAAGCGCATCCTGATGATCGACGGCGAGCCGGTGCCCTACTGCCTGGCGCGCATTCCCGCCAGCGGCGAGACCCGCGGCAACCTGGCGGCCGGCGGCCGCGGCGAAGCACGCCCGCTGAGCGACAAGGACCGCTGGATCGCCGAGCAGGTCGGCCCGTCGCTGCGCGCCAGGGGCCTGCTGTTCGTCGGCCTCGACGTGATCGGCGAGCACTTGACCGAAATCAACGTCACAAGCCCCACCTGCATCCGTGAAATCGATGCGGCGTTCGGCACCGACATCGGTGGCCAGTTGATGGACGCCATCGATCGCAAGCTCAAGGCACGCTGA
- a CDS encoding YqgE/AlgH family protein, with protein sequence MKNVETSYLRNQFLIAMPHMADPNFAHTLTYIVEHTPNGAMGLVVNRLQDLNLADILEQLRPETGPTASSQQVPIYNGGPVQTDRGFVLHPSGPVFQATVDLGEVSLSTSQDILFAIADGAGPAQSLITLGYAGWEAGQLEAELADNAWLTCPFDADILFNTDSEGRLGAAAARLGVNLSLLTSQAGHA encoded by the coding sequence ATGAAAAACGTCGAAACGAGCTACCTCAGGAACCAGTTCCTGATCGCCATGCCGCACATGGCGGACCCCAACTTTGCCCACACCTTGACCTACATCGTCGAGCACACGCCCAATGGCGCGATGGGCCTGGTGGTCAACCGTCTTCAGGACCTCAACCTGGCGGACATTCTTGAGCAACTGCGGCCGGAAACCGGCCCCACGGCGTCTAGCCAGCAGGTTCCGATCTACAACGGCGGGCCGGTGCAGACCGACCGCGGTTTCGTCCTGCACCCCAGCGGCCCGGTGTTCCAGGCCACGGTGGATCTGGGCGAAGTGTCGCTGTCCACCTCCCAGGACATCCTGTTCGCCATCGCCGACGGCGCAGGCCCTGCGCAGAGCCTGATCACCCTGGGATACGCCGGCTGGGAAGCCGGCCAACTGGAAGCCGAACTGGCCGACAACGCCTGGCTGACCTGCCCTTTCGATGCCGACATTCTGTTCAACACCGACAGCGAGGGGCGCCTTGGCGCCGCGGCGGCACGCCTGGGCGTCAACCTCAGCCTGCTCACCAGCCAGGCGGGCCACGCCTGA
- the pilH gene encoding twitching motility response regulator PilH, producing the protein MARILIVDDSQTETYKLTGMLEKHGHEVLKAQNGADGVALARQEKPDAVLMDIVMPGLNGFQATRQLHKDEDTTHIPVIMITTKDQETDKVWGTRQGAKGYLTKPVDEDTLIQTLNTVLAG; encoded by the coding sequence ATGGCCCGAATCCTGATCGTCGATGATTCGCAGACGGAAACCTACAAACTCACCGGCATGCTGGAAAAGCACGGTCATGAAGTGCTCAAGGCCCAGAACGGTGCCGATGGCGTGGCCCTGGCCCGACAGGAGAAGCCCGACGCGGTGCTGATGGACATCGTCATGCCCGGCCTGAACGGTTTCCAGGCGACCCGTCAGTTGCACAAGGACGAAGACACCACGCACATTCCAGTGATCATGATCACCACCAAGGACCAGGAAACCGACAAGGTCTGGGGCACGCGCCAGGGGGCCAAGGGCTACCTGACCAAGCCGGTGGACGAGGACACCTTGATCCAGACGTTGAACACCGTACTGGCCGGTTGA
- the ruvX gene encoding Holliday junction resolvase RuvX — protein MAAPRLLLGVDYGTKQIGFAVGQMITGQARELCTLKAQNGVPDWTRVEALIKEWQPDAIVVGLPLNMDGTPSEMSERAEKFARRLNGRFNIPVHTHDERLTTFEAKGERMARGGQRGSYRDNPVDAIAAKLLLQGWLEANALGDNA, from the coding sequence ATGGCCGCACCCAGACTGCTGCTCGGCGTGGATTACGGCACCAAGCAGATCGGCTTCGCGGTCGGCCAGATGATCACCGGCCAGGCACGCGAGCTGTGTACCCTGAAGGCGCAGAACGGCGTGCCTGACTGGACCCGGGTCGAAGCGTTGATCAAGGAATGGCAGCCGGATGCCATCGTGGTTGGCCTGCCGCTGAACATGGACGGCACGCCGAGTGAAATGAGCGAACGTGCGGAAAAGTTCGCCCGCCGCCTGAACGGCCGCTTCAACATCCCGGTGCACACCCACGATGAACGCCTGACCACTTTCGAGGCCAAGGGCGAACGCATGGCCCGCGGCGGTCAGCGTGGCAGCTACCGTGACAACCCGGTCGACGCCATCGCCGCCAAGCTGCTGTTGCAGGGCTGGCTGGAGGCCAATGCGCTGGGTGACAACGCCTGA
- a CDS encoding methyl-accepting chemotaxis protein — MIKGWPGNSLLGSRAGAQIIGLFVALVIFIVLLFANFTYLNTQSTYDKQYIGHAGELRVLSQRIAKNATEAAAGKTAAFKLLADARNDFERRWGFLKEGDSATGLPAAPAAMREQMRLVQRDWDELRQNADAILASEQTVLSLHQVAATLAETVPQLQVEYDKVVDTLLRGAAPASQVAVAQRQSLLAERILGAVNTVLSGDESAAQAAESFGRDANRFGQVLGGMLDGNALIRVTQVQDPEARARLREIAELFQFVSGSVDEILETSPELFQVRASASNIFNQSQTLLEEASRLASGFENLASGRSAGTVGGYILGLLALASIILIALVMVRETKRQLRQTAEKSERNQAAIMRLLDEIGGLADGDLTVTASVTEEFTGAIADSINHSIDQLRDLVATINLTAEEVATAVQDTQATAHQLARASGHQAQQISDASVAISDMAQSIDRVSTNAWESAKVADRSVTIANKGSEVVNNTIQGMDNIREQIQDTAKRIKRLGESSQEIGHIVSLIDDIADQTSILALNAAIQASMAGEAGRGFAVVADEVQRLAERSSSATRQIETLVRAIQADTNEAVISMEQTTFEVVLGARLAHDAGIALEEIEGVSQDLAELIQIISSAAQQQTSSAGQISHTMSVIQQITEQTSSGSSATAESIGNLAQMASEMRRSVSGFTLPAPSVEAKAE; from the coding sequence ATGATCAAGGGCTGGCCGGGCAATTCCCTGCTGGGCTCCAGGGCGGGTGCGCAGATCATCGGGCTGTTCGTGGCCCTGGTGATTTTCATCGTCCTGCTGTTCGCCAATTTCACCTACCTTAATACCCAGTCCACCTACGACAAGCAGTACATCGGCCATGCCGGCGAATTGCGCGTACTGTCCCAGCGCATTGCCAAGAACGCCACCGAGGCTGCCGCCGGCAAGACTGCCGCGTTCAAGTTGCTGGCCGATGCGCGCAACGATTTCGAGCGCCGCTGGGGCTTTCTCAAGGAGGGCGACAGCGCCACCGGGCTGCCAGCGGCCCCGGCGGCGATGCGCGAACAGATGCGCCTGGTGCAGCGTGACTGGGATGAACTGCGGCAGAATGCCGATGCCATCCTGGCCAGCGAGCAGACCGTGCTGTCGCTGCATCAGGTGGCCGCGACCCTGGCCGAAACGGTGCCGCAATTGCAGGTCGAATACGACAAGGTCGTCGACACCTTGCTGCGCGGTGCAGCACCCGCCAGCCAGGTGGCCGTGGCGCAACGTCAGTCGCTGCTCGCCGAGCGCATTCTGGGGGCCGTCAACACGGTGCTGTCGGGCGATGAAAGCGCGGCCCAGGCGGCGGAGAGCTTCGGTCGCGACGCCAACCGCTTCGGCCAGGTGCTGGGCGGCATGCTCGACGGCAATGCGCTGATCCGGGTGACCCAGGTGCAGGACCCGGAGGCGCGCGCCCGCTTGCGCGAGATCGCCGAACTGTTCCAGTTCGTTTCGGGCAGTGTCGACGAGATCCTGGAAACCTCGCCCGAACTGTTCCAGGTGCGCGCATCGGCGAGCAACATCTTCAACCAGTCGCAAACCCTGCTGGAGGAAGCCTCGCGCCTGGCCAGCGGCTTCGAGAACCTGGCCAGCGGCCGTTCCGCCGGCACGGTCGGGGGCTATATCCTCGGCCTGTTGGCGCTGGCTTCGATCATTCTGATCGCCTTGGTGATGGTCCGCGAAACCAAGCGGCAACTGCGCCAGACCGCCGAGAAAAGCGAACGCAACCAGGCCGCGATTATGCGCCTGCTCGACGAGATCGGGGGCCTGGCCGACGGCGACCTGACCGTGACCGCCTCGGTGACCGAGGAATTCACCGGGGCCATCGCCGATTCGATCAATCATTCCATCGACCAGCTGCGCGACTTGGTCGCCACCATCAACCTCACCGCCGAAGAAGTGGCCACCGCCGTCCAGGACACCCAGGCCACGGCGCACCAGTTGGCACGGGCCTCGGGGCACCAGGCGCAGCAGATCAGCGATGCGTCGGTGGCGATCAGCGACATGGCCCAGTCGATCGACCGGGTGTCGACCAATGCCTGGGAGTCGGCCAAGGTTGCCGATCGCTCGGTGACCATCGCCAACAAGGGCAGCGAGGTGGTGAACAACACCATCCAAGGCATGGACAACATCCGCGAGCAGATCCAGGACACGGCCAAGCGCATCAAGCGGCTGGGCGAATCGTCCCAGGAAATCGGCCACATCGTCAGCCTGATCGACGACATTGCCGACCAGACCAGCATTCTTGCGCTGAACGCGGCGATCCAGGCTTCCATGGCGGGCGAGGCCGGGCGTGGCTTTGCCGTGGTCGCGGACGAAGTGCAGCGCCTGGCCGAACGGTCATCGTCGGCCACCCGCCAGATCGAGACGCTGGTGCGGGCGATCCAGGCCGACACCAACGAGGCGGTCATTTCCATGGAGCAGACCACCTTCGAAGTGGTGCTCGGTGCGCGCCTGGCACACGACGCTGGCATCGCCCTGGAAGAGATCGAAGGCGTTTCCCAGGATCTGGCCGAGCTGATCCAGATCATTTCCAGTGCGGCCCAGCAGCAGACCAGCTCGGCCGGGCAGATCTCCCACACCATGTCGGTGATCCAGCAGATCACCGAGCAGACGTCTTCGGGCTCCAGCGCCACGGCCGAAAGCATCGGCAACCTGGCGCAGATGGCCAGCGAGATGCGCCGTTCGGTGTCCGGCTTCACCTTGCCGGCGCCCAGCGTCGAAGCGAAAGCGGAGTGA
- a CDS encoding energy transducer TonB, translating into MTLPADLPAELTRIGPRPADRLGFTLFLAALLHVALIVGVGFGTQPPAEISKTLEVTLAPLKSQTAPKDADFLAQDNQQGSGTLDKKAVPKTTEVAPFQDDKINKVTPPPAPKPVTQPEPAPAKKAVATTAPRPVKTEARPPPVKPDPKPKAVTPEFDSSQLSSEIASLEAELSHEQQAYAKRPRIHRLSAASTMRDKGAWYKDDWRKKVERIGNLNYPDEARRQQIYGSLRLMVSINSDGSLYEVLVLESSGQPLLDQAAQRIVRLAAPFAPFTGDLADVDRLEIIRTWRFAKGDRLQSN; encoded by the coding sequence ATGACGCTGCCCGCCGACCTCCCCGCTGAACTGACCCGCATCGGCCCTCGCCCTGCGGATCGGCTGGGCTTTACCTTGTTCCTCGCGGCATTGCTGCACGTTGCCCTGATCGTCGGGGTGGGCTTCGGCACCCAGCCGCCTGCCGAAATCAGCAAGACTCTGGAAGTGACCCTGGCCCCGCTCAAGAGCCAGACCGCACCCAAGGATGCGGATTTTCTGGCTCAGGACAACCAGCAAGGCAGTGGGACGCTGGACAAGAAGGCTGTGCCCAAGACCACCGAAGTGGCGCCCTTCCAAGATGACAAGATCAACAAGGTGACGCCACCTCCCGCGCCCAAGCCGGTCACCCAGCCCGAGCCTGCGCCAGCCAAGAAGGCCGTGGCCACCACCGCACCCCGGCCGGTGAAGACCGAGGCGCGCCCACCGCCGGTCAAACCCGACCCCAAGCCCAAGGCCGTCACCCCGGAATTCGACAGCTCGCAGCTGTCCAGCGAGATCGCCAGCCTGGAAGCCGAGCTGTCCCATGAGCAGCAGGCTTACGCCAAGCGTCCGCGCATCCATCGCCTGAGCGCGGCTTCGACCATGCGCGACAAGGGCGCCTGGTACAAGGACGACTGGCGCAAGAAGGTCGAACGCATCGGCAACCTCAATTACCCCGACGAAGCGCGGCGCCAGCAGATCTACGGCAGCCTGCGCCTGATGGTCTCGATCAACAGCGACGGGTCGCTTTACGAAGTGCTGGTGCTGGAGTCCTCCGGGCAGCCGTTGCTCGACCAGGCCGCCCAGCGCATCGTGCGCCTGGCCGCACCGTTCGCGCCGTTCACGGGCGACCTGGCCGACGTCGACCGTCTGGAAATCATCCGTACCTGGCGCTTCGCCAAGGGTGACCGCCTGCAAAGCAACTGA
- a CDS encoding response regulator, with amino-acid sequence MEKPLALKVMVIDDSKTIRRTAELLLEHAGCRVITAIDGFDALAKIVDERPDIIFIDVMMPRLDGYQTCALLKSNSAFSAIAVVMLSSRDGLFDKARGRSVGSDQFLTKPFSKQELLAAIGAHVPGFAA; translated from the coding sequence ATGGAAAAGCCTCTTGCCCTCAAGGTCATGGTGATCGACGACTCCAAAACGATTCGCCGCACCGCCGAGCTGTTGCTCGAACACGCGGGCTGCCGGGTGATCACGGCCATCGATGGGTTCGATGCCCTGGCCAAGATCGTCGACGAGCGTCCCGATATCATCTTCATCGATGTCATGATGCCGCGCCTGGATGGCTACCAGACCTGCGCGCTGCTCAAGAGCAACAGCGCTTTCAGTGCCATTGCGGTGGTGATGTTGTCGTCGCGCGATGGCCTGTTCGACAAGGCGCGCGGGCGTAGCGTCGGCTCGGATCAATTTTTGACCAAGCCTTTCAGCAAGCAAGAACTGCTCGCTGCGATCGGTGCCCATGTGCCGGGTTTCGCTGCGTAG